In Pygocentrus nattereri isolate fPygNat1 chromosome 26, fPygNat1.pri, whole genome shotgun sequence, one genomic interval encodes:
- the LOC108433674 gene encoding adenosine receptor A1-like isoform X1 has protein sequence MGPGTLWIFLTFEMIIAVTCCLGNALVIWAVWTCGALSQPTFCFIVSLAVADFLVGSVVIPVSVLVDIGINTSFHGCLFMCGVIIMLQVASVALLLAIAVDRFLRVRIPLTYRSTVSKKRSWIVVALCWVTAALLSFISIFGWHRSLGADSTECRFFNVISYSYVVYFIFFSLYLPPLAIVTGLYCYIFLTTRRQLRANICVAAMSSTYYQREHRLAASLVLVLVLFVVCWLPLFLMVTVRLYGHNIMVPSVAIDMGVVLSHANSAVNPIVYAFKIPKIKEACKKLWRRVCPDREQQSGQPETQNNTDRNMIFTENTGTKYNSTENRSATQPPVL, from the exons ATGGGTCCCGGTACTCTATGGATCTTCTTGACTTTTGAAATGATCATTGCTGTAACTTGTTGTCTGGGCAATGCGCTGGTGATCTGGGCAGTGTGGACATGTGGAGCCCTCAGTCAGCCCACCTTCTGCTTCATTGTGTCCCTCGCTGTGGCTGATTTCCTGGTGGGGTCTGTGGTCATCCCTGTGTCTGTGCTTGTGGATATTGGTATAAACACCTCTTTTCATGGCTGCCTTTTCATGTGTGGTGTCATCATAATGCTACAAGTGGCTTCTGTCGCTTTACTCCTGGCCATCGCAGTGGACCGTTTTCTCCGTGTGCGAATCCCTCTGAC GTATAGGTCTACAGTCTCTAAAAAACGTTCTTGGATCGTGGTGGCACTCTGCTGGGTCACTGCTGCGCTGCTGAGTTTTATCTCCATATTTGGATGGCACAGATCTTTGGGTGCGGACAGCACTGAATGCAGATTCTTTAATGTTATCTCCTATTCATACGTAGTTTACTTCATATTCTTCAGCTTATACCTTCCTCCACTGGCTATAGTGACAGGCTTGTACTGTTACATCTTCCTCACCACTCGAAGGCAGTTAAGAGCAAATATATGTGTGGCTGCCATGTCCAGCACATACTACCAAAGAGAACATAGACTGGCTGCTTCACTGGTTCTGGTCTTGGTTCTGTTTGTTGTCTGTTGGCTCCCTCTGTTCCTCATGGTTACTGTAAGATTATATGGTCATAACATTATGGTGCCCTCTGTTGCCATTGACATGGGTGTCGTCCTCTCTCATGCTAATTCAGCAGTTAACCCCATAGTTTATGCGTTTAAGATCCCCAAGATAAAAGAGGCGTGTAAGAAGCTGTGGAGAAGAGTCTGTCCTGACAGAGAACAGCAGAGTGGCCAGCCTGAGACCCAGAATAATACAGACAGAAACATGATCTTCACAGAAAACACCGGAACAAAATACAACAGTACAGAAAACAGAAGTGCTACACAGCCGCCGGTGTTGTAA
- the LOC108433674 gene encoding adenosine receptor A1-like isoform X2, translated as MGPGTLWIFLTFEMIIAVTCCLGNALVIWAVWTCGALSQPTFCFIVSLAVADFLVGSVVIPVSVLVDIGINTSFHGCLFMCGVIIMLQVASVALLLAIAVDRFLRVRIPLTLWARRIPIAMFYPAVLRGGEIFQPTVEC; from the exons ATGGGTCCCGGTACTCTATGGATCTTCTTGACTTTTGAAATGATCATTGCTGTAACTTGTTGTCTGGGCAATGCGCTGGTGATCTGGGCAGTGTGGACATGTGGAGCCCTCAGTCAGCCCACCTTCTGCTTCATTGTGTCCCTCGCTGTGGCTGATTTCCTGGTGGGGTCTGTGGTCATCCCTGTGTCTGTGCTTGTGGATATTGGTATAAACACCTCTTTTCATGGCTGCCTTTTCATGTGTGGTGTCATCATAATGCTACAAGTGGCTTCTGTCGCTTTACTCCTGGCCATCGCAGTGGACCGTTTTCTCCGTGTGCGAATCCCTCTGAC GTTGTGGGCCAGAAGGATTCCCATTGCCATGTTCTACCCAGCGGTCCTCCGTGGCGGTGAAATTTTTCAACCAACCGTGGAATGTTGA